A region from the Nesterenkonia lacusekhoensis genome encodes:
- a CDS encoding Rv3235 family protein, which yields MTVTTPAPLVRSRGTFRLQREDELASDLRSSTPTEVAAASSAQGGGRRPSALATSAEEERQINAIARIVCQATMEALAGLRPVVQLQRWLEAQVYSKVRERVELTHEAQELAPKAPRPLAFHQVRTEKVAPGVWECAVIFGDEHRVRACALRMEAHRRRWRVVALELG from the coding sequence ATGACAGTCACCACTCCAGCACCGCTGGTCCGCTCCAGAGGCACCTTCCGCCTGCAGCGTGAGGACGAACTGGCCAGCGATCTGCGCAGCAGCACCCCCACAGAGGTGGCCGCCGCCAGCAGCGCTCAAGGGGGCGGCCGGCGGCCCTCTGCTCTGGCCACCTCAGCTGAGGAGGAGCGCCAGATCAACGCCATCGCACGGATCGTCTGCCAGGCCACGATGGAAGCTCTGGCCGGGCTTCGCCCGGTGGTCCAGCTGCAGCGCTGGCTGGAGGCGCAGGTCTACAGCAAGGTCAGAGAGCGGGTGGAGCTCACCCATGAGGCCCAGGAGCTGGCCCCCAAGGCTCCCCGTCCTCTGGCCTTCCACCAGGTGCGCACCGAGAAGGTCGCCCCAGGGGTGTGGGAATGCGCCGTGATCTTCGGGGACGAACACCGTGTCCGAGCCTGCGCCCTGCGCATGGAGGCTCACCGGCGTCGGTGGCGCGTGGTCGCCCTCGAACTAGGCTGA
- a CDS encoding LysM peptidoglycan-binding domain-containing protein, which translates to MLRESTTRQQDLALSVLTLSAGPLLVLCGGALAPEVAEPRPGPGAVGAAVSQSVADLRRGTLQTVDEVMGLAAVAGGILLTLLTLASVLAAAAAVIAHRAGALRVEHLLSRLSPGFMRRTLVVTLSAHLAVGGLASAAATAHADLPAEQSIAADAPPAPTFITAGTAETEASMTPLFTPTAPAAPAERHQGAQQRTDPGEEDRITVRPGDTLWELVAADLGPGATDWEIARDWPRWYDHNAAAIGGDPGALAPGTVLDKPPAAR; encoded by the coding sequence ATGCTTCGGGAATCGACGACGCGACAACAGGACCTCGCACTCTCCGTGCTCACACTGAGCGCGGGACCGCTGCTGGTTCTGTGCGGCGGCGCCCTGGCGCCGGAGGTCGCCGAGCCGCGGCCTGGCCCTGGAGCCGTCGGCGCAGCAGTCTCGCAGAGCGTCGCCGACCTGCGTCGGGGCACCCTGCAGACAGTGGATGAAGTGATGGGGCTGGCCGCTGTGGCTGGTGGCATCCTGCTCACCCTGCTGACCCTGGCCTCCGTCCTGGCCGCTGCCGCTGCGGTGATCGCCCACCGCGCGGGAGCCCTACGGGTGGAGCATCTGCTCAGCAGGCTCTCCCCCGGCTTCATGCGACGGACTCTCGTCGTCACCCTGAGCGCACACCTGGCCGTGGGCGGACTCGCTTCCGCTGCGGCCACCGCTCACGCGGACCTTCCGGCGGAGCAGAGCATCGCAGCGGATGCTCCGCCTGCTCCCACGTTCATCACCGCCGGAACTGCCGAGACGGAGGCCTCGATGACGCCGCTGTTCACTCCGACCGCACCAGCCGCCCCGGCGGAGCGCCACCAGGGCGCGCAGCAGCGCACGGACCCTGGTGAGGAGGACCGCATCACCGTGCGTCCTGGGGACACGCTCTGGGAGCTGGTCGCCGCCGACCTGGGGCCCGGTGCCACCGACTGGGAGATCGCCCGTGATTGGCCTCGCTGGTACGACCACAATGCCGCAGCGATCGGCGGGGACCCCGGAGCTCTCGCTCCGGGCACCGTTCTGGACAAACCACCGGCAGCGCGCTGA